The proteins below come from a single Fastidiosipila sanguinis genomic window:
- a CDS encoding ABC transporter permease, with protein MKNDKLSRLIKYEFKNLLGSWYIPMLGVVFPIFLALVIGNQVISEVKSMSNFIDPKEVSTGISLGFLQVIPMASIFMGHSALYSQELENKILLRLKLFSFKQKEILISKMLSQLGFLLLAFIIYFIATYVGLGWEVYSLAGTLKFFALVLIECAILFTMAHAIANIFKKFGVTYAITMVLYFFMLFFSGMMGLSVDKFPSQIRWISKLLPFTYFANEDILKLWKNTSYNYIPLIQSLIFMGSISVLLLVLGNYLNKNRKQNVKMR; from the coding sequence ATGAAAAATGATAAATTATCACGTCTGATTAAATATGAATTTAAAAACTTACTAGGGTCATGGTACATACCAATGCTAGGTGTAGTATTTCCTATATTTTTAGCTTTAGTTATTGGTAATCAGGTGATCAGCGAAGTAAAATCAATGTCTAATTTTATTGATCCTAAAGAAGTTTCAACAGGAATAAGTTTAGGATTTCTTCAAGTAATTCCAATGGCATCTATATTTATGGGACATAGTGCCTTATATTCTCAAGAGTTAGAAAACAAAATACTTCTCAGATTAAAATTATTTTCTTTTAAACAGAAGGAAATCTTAATTAGTAAAATGCTATCTCAACTTGGATTTTTACTACTTGCATTTATAATTTACTTTATAGCGACTTATGTTGGCTTGGGGTGGGAAGTTTATAGTTTAGCTGGGACACTTAAATTTTTTGCTTTAGTTTTAATTGAGTGTGCAATTCTTTTCACAATGGCTCATGCCATAGCCAATATATTTAAAAAATTTGGAGTCACTTATGCAATTACAATGGTTTTGTACTTCTTTATGTTGTTCTTTAGCGGAATGATGGGCTTATCAGTAGATAAGTTCCCAAGTCAAATACGTTGGATTTCTAAGTTACTACCGTTTACATATTTCGCAAATGAAGACATTTTGAAATTATGGAAAAATACATCTTATAACTATATTCCACTTATTCAATCGCTAATATTTATGGGAAGTATATCGGTATTATTGCTAGTATTAGGAAATTACTTGAATAAGAATAGAAAACAGAATGTGAAGATGCGTTAA
- a CDS encoding ATP-binding cassette domain-containing protein has product MLKINNLKVKYGDLLALDIDQELYIEDADKIGIIGSNGAGKSTLIKAILDLVNYSGNISFRDSKDNISVHMQDNNYSENVNVAEIIELVTGSDWKSDEKLKELVEFFSFQDSLKKKFKHLSGGQKQRLTLILVLYQETSLVLFDEVTSGLDYETRQDLVELLMRWYEDKGTTICYVTHYYEELELLADKILLLDHGKLICFGDKVELFEKYCGYNAFIINTQNYIPELDVFKKLYSPEHITAFRADNEEESTVISQVLIEKNINFKKTNNDIELMSFNAIRQYKQNNGSLNYEK; this is encoded by the coding sequence ATGCTTAAGATTAATAATTTAAAAGTTAAGTATGGCGATTTACTAGCGTTAGATATTGATCAAGAACTATATATTGAAGATGCGGATAAGATAGGCATTATTGGAAGCAATGGCGCAGGGAAGAGTACTTTAATTAAAGCTATTCTTGATTTAGTTAATTATTCCGGCAATATTAGTTTCAGAGATTCTAAAGATAATATATCTGTTCATATGCAAGATAATAACTATTCTGAAAACGTAAATGTTGCTGAAATCATCGAATTAGTAACAGGTAGCGATTGGAAGTCAGATGAGAAACTTAAAGAACTAGTTGAGTTTTTCTCTTTCCAAGATTCTTTGAAGAAAAAATTCAAACATCTATCCGGAGGTCAAAAACAAAGATTGACTCTTATTCTAGTGCTATATCAAGAAACAAGTTTGGTTCTCTTTGATGAAGTGACTTCTGGATTAGATTATGAGACTCGTCAGGATCTAGTTGAGTTGTTGATGCGATGGTACGAAGACAAAGGAACAACTATTTGCTATGTAACTCATTATTATGAGGAATTAGAACTCCTGGCAGACAAAATTCTTTTATTAGACCATGGTAAACTTATTTGTTTCGGTGACAAAGTAGAACTTTTTGAAAAATATTGTGGATATAACGCCTTCATTATTAATACACAAAATTATATTCCGGAGCTAGATGTATTCAAAAAACTTTATTCTCCAGAACATATTACGGCCTTCAGAGCTGATAATGAGGAAGAGTCTACTGTAATAAGCCAAGTTCTGATAGAGAAAAATATAAATTTCAAGAAAACAAATAATGATATTGAGTTAATGAGCTTCAACGCCATTCGTCAATATAAGCAAAATAACGGGAGCTTGAATTATGAAAAATGA